In one Vanessa tameamea isolate UH-Manoa-2023 chromosome 10, ilVanTame1 primary haplotype, whole genome shotgun sequence genomic region, the following are encoded:
- the LOC113391353 gene encoding uncharacterized protein CG5902, which yields MSSVCCGTKKQKLNNSYSNHVERPINGYLESVAIPDMCYFCFDVLYCQLHSMDPPQTPNFTNEAYPLFVTWKIGKEHRLRGCIGTFNAMHLHSGLREYAITSALKDSRFTPITREEVPRLTVSVSILQHFEEAEHYLDWKLGKHGIRIEFISERGSKRTATYLPQVATEQGWDQIQTIDSLLRKGGYKAAITADMRRSIKLTRYQSEEVSASYNEYVNQRC from the exons ATGTCTTCAGTATGTTGTGGAACAAAGAAGCAGAAATTGAACAATTCGTACAGCAACCACGTTGAACGACCTATAAATGGTTACCTAGAATCAGTTGCAATTCCTGATATGTGTTACTTTTGTTTCGACGTCTTGTACTGTCAGCTGCATAGTATGGACCCGCCACAAACGCCAAATTTTACTAACGAAGCATA tccCCTTTTTGTTACTTGGAAGATTGGTAAGGAGCATCGTCTCCGTGGATGTATTGGGACCTTTAATGCAATGCATTTGCACTCAG GTCTTCGGGAGTATGCAATCACTAGTGCTTTAAAGGATTCTCGTTTTACACCTATAACCCGCGAGGAGGTTCCTCGTCTCACGGTGTCCGTGTCTATTCTTCAACACTTCGAAGAGGCTGAACATTACTTAGATTGGAAGTTGGGCAAACACGGCATCCGCATCGAATTCATTAGCGAGCGGGGCTCGAAGCGCACTGCAACCTACTTACCTCAAGTCGCCACTGAACAag GTTGGGACCAAATACAAACAATCGACTCCCTCCTCCGAAAGGGGGGATACAAGGCAGCCATAACGGCTGACATGAGAAGGAGTATCAAACTGACCAGATATCAGTCCGAGGAGGTATCAGCCTCCTACAACGAGTACGTCAACCAGCGCTGCTAG